The proteins below are encoded in one region of Plutella xylostella chromosome Z, ilPluXylo3.1, whole genome shotgun sequence:
- the LOC125491257 gene encoding ankyrin-1-like isoform X1: MDFSSFNPRSSNTLNLAARYNDVENVKRLLKKTNPNCVDNRGWTCLHEAAAHQSYESLQLILAHPDCRPLAETFEGHTALYLAILKHYDTRTAKALLENVEDIANYASTEMVSPLHVASAQGSTEFVQLLLDYGAIIDVQDFDGDTPLHDAAFQMKHEVVAQLLHAGAQAELWNEALYTPLHLACFKGCMETVLALRPFINDVNICTGNGETPLMLATQNNALEVVKYLLDNKADPHIKNEDGDIALKVALMHGSADIFKILLPVTDRDKINKDIILLACKPHYFNMDIVLCLLESDLGPEFFNITEDFHVTLEKIGGIQPSYSKNAPLNSFLHISEYICNHSLDLFEKMFFLFLMRGVAVDALYIDECPPLVYIHYCEHSKYFEEIIRSYCGLYSVQRPTKLT, encoded by the coding sequence ATGGATTTCAGTTCGTTTAATCCGCGCTCCTCGAACACGTTGAATCTAGCAGCGCGTTACAACGACGTCGAGAACGTAAAGCGTTTATTGAAGAAGACCAATCCGAACTGTGTAGACAACCGAGGCTGGACGTGCCTGCACGAGGCGGCCGCCCACCAGAGCTACGAGAGCCTGCAGCTAATCCTCGCTCACCCCGACTGCCGCCCGCTGGCTGAGACCTTCGAGGGCCACACTGCCCTCTACCTGGCTATCCTCAAACACTACGACACGAGAACCGCTAAAGCGTTACTAGAAAACGTTGAAGATATAGCAAACTATGCCAGTACTGAAATGGTTTCTCCCTTACACGTCGCCAGCGCGCAGGGTTCAACAGAGTTTGTGCAGCTACTCTTGGATTATGGAGCAATCATTGATGTGCAGGACTTTGATGGTGACACTCCGCTGCATGATGCTGCGTTTCAGATGAAGCACGAGGTGGTGGCTCAGCTGCTGCACGCGGGCGCCCAGGCTGAGCTCTGGAATGAGGCTCTGTACACACCGCTGCATCTCGCCTGCTTTAAAGGTTGCATGGAGACTGTGCTAGCCCTGAGACCTTTTATAAATGATGTCAACATATGCACAGGGAATGGGGAGACTCCTCTGATGCTGGCCACACAGAACAATGCTCTTGAGGTGGTCAAGTATCTTCTGGACAACAAAGCTGATCCACACATTAAGAATGAGGATGGGGATATAGCATTGAAAGTGGCTTTAATGCATGGATCTGCAGatatattcaaaatattacttCCAGTGACTGACAgagataaaattaacaaagatATCATTTTATTAGCATGTAAGCCACACTATTTTAATATGGATATAGTTCTTTGCTTGCTAGAGTCAGATTTGGGTCCAgagttttttaatattacagAAGATTTTCATGTGACACTAGAGAAAATTGGTGGAATACAACCAAGTTATAGTAAAAATGCCCCTCTCAACTCATTCCTCCACATCAGTGAGTACATTTGCAATCACTCGCTGGACTTGTTTGAGAAGATGTTTTTCTTGTTTCTGATGAGAGGTGTAGCGGTAGACGCACTGTACATAGATGAGTGTCCGCCATTAGTTTACATTCATTACTGTGAACATTCCAAGTATTTTGAGGAA